In Candidatus Poribacteria bacterium, a single genomic region encodes these proteins:
- a CDS encoding ABC transporter ATP-binding protein: protein MLELRDIHTYYGNIRAVRGISITVNQGEMVCLIGANGAGKSTTLMTASGIHTPVEGSVHFDGEDITAVAAEERVALGISQVPEGRLIFAEMSVLENLELGAYTRSDKQGTRDDLDRILQFFPVLRDRQKQRGGSLSGGEQQMLAIGRALMSKPKLLLLDEPSLGLAPLIVKQIFEIIEQINADGTTILLVEQNAQIALQVTDRGYVMETGEITIEGTSDDLLADERVRQAYLGE, encoded by the coding sequence ATGCTTGAACTCAGAGACATTCATACATACTACGGGAATATACGCGCCGTCCGAGGGATCTCCATCACGGTTAACCAGGGCGAGATGGTGTGCTTGATTGGTGCCAATGGTGCCGGAAAATCGACGACACTCATGACGGCATCCGGTATTCATACACCCGTTGAGGGCAGCGTCCATTTTGATGGCGAAGACATCACAGCGGTAGCGGCAGAGGAACGCGTCGCCTTGGGCATCTCACAGGTCCCAGAGGGGCGGCTCATCTTCGCAGAAATGAGCGTCCTTGAAAACTTAGAACTTGGTGCTTACACCAGAAGCGATAAGCAAGGCACCCGGGACGATTTAGACAGAATTTTGCAGTTCTTTCCGGTGCTGCGGGATCGTCAGAAACAGCGCGGCGGCAGCCTCAGCGGCGGCGAACAACAGATGCTCGCAATCGGACGCGCCCTGATGTCGAAGCCAAAACTCCTCTTGTTAGACGAACCCTCTTTAGGACTCGCACCGCTCATTGTTAAGCAGATATTTGAGATCATCGAACAGATTAACGCCGATGGCACAACCATCCTGCTCGTCGAACAGAACGCGCAAATCGCGCTGCAAGTGACCGATAGAGGTTACGTCATGGAAACCGGTGAAATCACGATTGAAGGCACGTCTGATGACCTGTTAGCCGATGAACGCGTACGGCAGGCTTACCTCGGAGAATAG
- a CDS encoding prolipoprotein diacylglyceryl transferase, translating to MYPTIVDFGPFGIHTFGLMLATAFITCVFVIQSELKRRGFIPEFASTIVMAAAIGGVVGAKIYSVLLDGHFTFRELFSTAGLVWYGGFIAGCLSVAFVVIRSPNPSLPTLDCVGPAVILGYGIGRIGCLLAGDGDYGPPSDVPWAMAFPNGTVPTDVPVHPTPIYETLMSWAFFGILWSQRRKLEATPGVIFGASFVLLGVERFIAEFWRLTPRVWGWMTAAQILSIVAFVGGIAFILWIRTRPRVAEGVVADLAGETETAREKPESRQRKRARKRRQRR from the coding sequence ATGTATCCGACAATCGTTGATTTCGGGCCCTTCGGTATCCACACTTTCGGATTGATGTTAGCCACGGCGTTTATTACTTGCGTCTTTGTTATACAATCCGAATTGAAGCGGCGGGGCTTTATCCCGGAGTTTGCATCAACCATCGTCATGGCTGCGGCTATCGGCGGAGTTGTCGGTGCGAAGATTTATTCTGTACTTCTCGACGGCCACTTCACTTTCCGGGAACTCTTCTCAACGGCTGGATTGGTCTGGTATGGTGGTTTCATCGCTGGGTGTCTCAGTGTTGCTTTTGTGGTTATCCGCTCTCCGAACCCATCCCTACCCACACTTGACTGCGTTGGGCCCGCGGTCATCCTCGGTTACGGAATCGGCAGAATCGGGTGTCTCCTCGCTGGCGACGGCGACTATGGACCGCCGTCCGATGTACCGTGGGCGATGGCGTTTCCGAACGGCACCGTCCCGACCGATGTCCCTGTTCACCCCACCCCTATATATGAGACGCTCATGTCGTGGGCGTTTTTCGGTATCCTCTGGTCCCAACGGCGTAAGCTTGAGGCAACACCGGGTGTGATATTCGGCGCGAGTTTTGTGCTGTTGGGTGTGGAGCGGTTTATCGCCGAGTTTTGGCGGCTCACGCCGCGGGTATGGGGATGGATGACAGCGGCGCAAATTCTGAGTATCGTTGCATTCGTCGGCGGGATCGCATTTATTCTCTGGATACGCACACGTCCCCGTGTGGCGGAAGGTGTGGTTGCGGACCTCGCTGGTGAAACAGAGACAGCGCGTGAGAAACCGGAATCGCGTCAGCGAAAAAGAGCACGCAAACGTCGCCAGCGGCGGTAG